In Synechocystis sp. PCC 6714, the following are encoded in one genomic region:
- a CDS encoding methyl-accepting chemotaxis protein produces MTQTPSSDRRPDSAESVANPGNQPSEDTLFAGLAEDPETDNDVSGDGNFADSLATNGEQGEEADALFSALDPWSSEKNNGVDDFVQAPVALESLAEEPGIDGADLMAQALEETMEVTDTAEDIATNPSQTIDTDALVALTQSVAELTPPVSLPKVELPPMAPLTAITNPRNLDSAPLSVSVPSPTKISAQSGGLSLRNKAVLLALLIGLIPAGVIGGLNLSSVDNLPVSPTEEQVKESATKQIRDQILIGLLITAVGAALVAYWIVGENTKAQTALALRAKDAQENLDQPPAITGDELAIADQTIQALSAQIQQLRQQQHLSLKQAELLTELSRANLSDTNEIQGVIQKNLDQARALFGCERLVFYYHPRYQRDAMVVQALDFGVQGLIDKSKAHPWIDSELPRQIVALNDVASANLGPGQQQWLQQHQVKASLSVPLYRDSYPLGLLMAHHCQRTHQWETREKQFLQQLTEELQTTLDRANLIQERNESAHQAQILKELTLKISAAINSEQVFDVAAQEIRLALKADRVIVYRFDERWAGTVIVESVAEDYPKALGATIADPCFADRYVEKYKSGRIQATRDIYNAGLTPCHIGQLKPFEVKANLVAPINYKGNLLGLLIAHQCSGPRDWHQNEIDLFGQLTVQVGLALERSDLLAQQKIAEVEQRQIREKMQKRALELLMEVDPVSRGDLTIRAHVTEDEIGTIADSYNATIENLRRIVTQVQIAATQFSDTTDTNELAVRQMAQQATKQAEEVAGALERLQAMNQSIQEVAENAAQAESAVQRATQTVDQGEEAMNRTVDGILAIRETVAATAKQVKRLGESSQKISKVVNLIGSFADQTNLLALNAAIEAAHAGEEGRGFAVVADEVRSLARQSAEATAEISQLVASIQAETNEVVNAMEAGTEQVVAGTRLVEETRRSLNQITAVSAQISELVEAITAAAIEQSQTSQSVTQTMAQVAEIADKNSTEASNVSATFKELLAVAQSLQETVKQFKVK; encoded by the coding sequence ATGACTCAAACTCCTTCGTCCGATCGCCGCCCTGACTCCGCCGAATCCGTGGCCAACCCAGGAAACCAACCGAGTGAAGATACTCTTTTTGCTGGACTGGCAGAGGATCCAGAAACTGACAATGATGTGTCAGGAGATGGCAATTTCGCCGATTCCCTCGCGACCAATGGGGAACAAGGAGAAGAAGCAGATGCCTTATTTAGTGCATTAGATCCATGGTCTAGCGAAAAAAATAATGGTGTTGACGATTTTGTCCAGGCTCCGGTGGCTCTGGAAAGTTTGGCAGAAGAGCCGGGCATAGATGGGGCGGATTTGATGGCCCAGGCTCTCGAGGAAACTATGGAAGTGACTGACACCGCGGAAGACATCGCCACTAACCCTAGTCAAACCATTGACACCGATGCCCTGGTGGCCCTGACCCAATCGGTGGCGGAACTAACCCCCCCAGTATCCCTACCCAAAGTGGAGTTACCCCCCATGGCCCCCCTGACGGCGATTACCAATCCCCGAAACCTAGACTCTGCTCCTTTATCGGTTTCAGTACCTTCCCCAACCAAAATATCTGCCCAAAGTGGGGGGCTTTCCCTCCGTAATAAGGCGGTGCTGTTGGCTTTGTTGATTGGCTTAATTCCCGCCGGGGTGATTGGGGGGCTCAATCTTAGCAGTGTGGACAACTTGCCAGTGTCACCAACGGAAGAACAGGTCAAAGAATCCGCTACCAAACAAATCCGCGACCAAATTCTGATTGGTTTGCTGATCACCGCGGTGGGGGCAGCCCTGGTGGCCTATTGGATAGTGGGGGAAAATACCAAAGCTCAGACAGCCCTAGCCTTAAGGGCCAAAGATGCTCAAGAAAATCTAGACCAACCTCCTGCCATAACTGGGGACGAACTGGCGATCGCCGATCAGACCATCCAAGCCCTCAGTGCCCAAATTCAGCAACTGCGACAGCAACAGCATTTATCCCTCAAGCAAGCAGAATTACTGACAGAACTTTCCCGGGCTAACCTTTCCGACACCAATGAAATCCAAGGGGTCATCCAAAAAAACCTCGACCAAGCCAGGGCGCTATTTGGTTGCGAGCGCCTAGTGTTTTACTATCACCCTCGCTACCAACGGGATGCCATGGTGGTACAAGCCCTGGACTTTGGCGTACAGGGTTTAATCGACAAAAGCAAGGCCCACCCTTGGATAGACTCCGAACTCCCTCGTCAAATAGTGGCCCTCAACGATGTCGCCAGCGCCAACCTGGGTCCAGGTCAACAGCAATGGTTGCAACAACACCAAGTCAAAGCCAGCTTGAGTGTGCCCCTCTATCGAGATAGCTACCCCCTGGGTCTGCTCATGGCCCATCATTGCCAAAGGACCCACCAATGGGAAACCAGGGAAAAACAGTTTCTACAACAATTGACTGAGGAGCTGCAAACCACCCTGGACCGGGCTAACTTGATTCAAGAACGCAATGAAAGTGCCCACCAAGCCCAAATTCTTAAAGAATTAACCCTAAAAATCTCTGCCGCCATCAACAGTGAACAGGTCTTCGATGTGGCGGCCCAGGAGATCCGCCTTGCCCTCAAAGCTGACCGTGTAATCGTCTATCGGTTCGATGAAAGGTGGGCGGGCACAGTCATTGTCGAATCGGTGGCGGAAGATTACCCCAAAGCCCTGGGGGCAACCATCGCGGACCCCTGCTTTGCCGACAGATATGTGGAAAAATACAAATCTGGCCGCATCCAAGCCACCAGGGATATCTACAACGCCGGGCTTACCCCCTGCCACATCGGCCAGCTCAAACCCTTTGAAGTTAAAGCTAACTTGGTCGCCCCCATCAACTACAAAGGCAATTTATTGGGATTGTTGATTGCCCACCAATGCTCCGGTCCCAGGGACTGGCACCAAAACGAAATTGACCTGTTTGGCCAGCTCACCGTACAGGTGGGGCTAGCATTGGAGCGCTCTGACCTCCTCGCCCAACAAAAAATAGCAGAAGTGGAGCAACGGCAAATCCGCGAAAAAATGCAAAAGCGAGCCTTAGAACTGTTAATGGAAGTAGACCCCGTCAGCCGGGGTGACTTGACCATCCGTGCCCACGTCACTGAAGACGAAATTGGCACGATCGCCGACTCCTACAATGCCACCATTGAAAACCTGCGGCGCATCGTTACCCAGGTACAAATTGCCGCTACCCAATTCTCCGACACCACTGACACCAATGAGTTGGCAGTGCGGCAAATGGCCCAGCAGGCTACCAAGCAGGCAGAAGAAGTGGCCGGAGCCCTGGAAAGACTCCAAGCGATGAACCAATCCATCCAGGAGGTGGCGGAAAACGCCGCCCAAGCCGAATCTGCAGTGCAACGGGCTACCCAAACGGTGGATCAGGGGGAAGAGGCCATGAACCGCACAGTGGACGGTATTTTGGCTATTCGGGAAACCGTAGCCGCCACCGCTAAACAAGTAAAAAGGTTGGGGGAATCATCCCAAAAGATTTCCAAAGTGGTGAACCTCATTGGTAGCTTTGCCGACCAAACCAACCTCCTAGCCCTAAACGCCGCCATTGAAGCGGCCCATGCCGGAGAAGAAGGTCGAGGCTTTGCCGTAGTAGCCGACGAAGTCCGCTCCCTCGCCCGCCAGTCGGCCGAAGCCACAGCGGAAATTTCCCAACTAGTGGCCAGCATCCAAGCGGAAACTAACGAAGTGGTCAACGCCATGGAAGCGGGCACAGAACAGGTGGTGGCCGGCACCCGTCTAGTGGAAGAAACCCGCCGCAGTTTGAACCAAATCACCGCCGTCAGCGCTCAGATCAGTGAACTAGTCGAAGCCATCACCGCCGCCGCCATCGAACAGTCCCAAACCAGTCAATCCGTTACCCAAACCATGGCCCAAGTAGCGGAGATCGCTGACAAAAACTCCACCGAAGCCAGTAATGTATCCGCCACTTTTAAAGAATTGCTAGCCGTAGCCCAATCCCTCCAGGAGACGGTGAAACAGTTCAAAGTCAAATAA
- a CDS encoding methyl-accepting chemotaxis protein has product MPTIASQSKTEPQGETNALLQEKITQGQQQSLQTMGQVRETMAATGEQLQKLDSSTQEIANSINSIRQFAAQTHLLALKASIEAARAGEEGRGFSVIADEVRSLAAQSAEATAAIEALIVTIQSQARELTTSIKHSNQQLASHNQHLEITQQHWQQLTVALQSLP; this is encoded by the coding sequence ATGCCCACCATTGCCAGCCAAAGCAAAACCGAGCCCCAAGGCGAAACCAACGCCCTTCTGCAAGAAAAAATTACCCAGGGGCAACAGCAGAGCCTCCAAACCATGGGCCAAGTGCGGGAAACCATGGCCGCCACCGGCGAACAACTCCAAAAACTAGACAGTTCCACCCAAGAAATCGCCAACTCCATCAACTCCATCCGCCAATTTGCCGCCCAAACCCACCTCCTCGCCCTCAAAGCATCCATTGAGGCGGCCCGGGCCGGAGAAGAAGGCCGGGGCTTTTCCGTCATTGCCGACGAAGTACGCAGCCTGGCAGCCCAATCCGCTGAAGCCACCGCCGCCATCGAAGCCCTGATTGTCACCATCCAATCCCAAGCCCGGGAGCTCACCACCAGCATTAAACACAGTAACCAACAACTTGCCAGCCACAACCAACACCTGGAAATCACCCAACAACACTGGCAACAGCTCACCGTCGCCCTCCAGTCCCTCCCCTAA
- a CDS encoding M61 family metallopeptidase has protein sequence MSPTSPRLHYQVAMAVPQTHYFEITLKIQGWQRELLDLKFPVWTPGSYLVREYERHLEAFQVVNATNQQQLSYQKLGKAHWQIETKNVENITVSYRIYADELTVRTNHLDHSHGFFTGAALFFYLPSFENIPLTLTVIPPKQNWAIATALPCKETDLNTGAKTFFAKDFDTLVDSPVEVGLHRDYAFTAGGKGHHFIVWGESNLNGEQLVKDTEKIIAVEAELFGNLPYDHYWFILHTANQGYGGLEHKDSCVLNYDRFGFRDPEKYQRFLQLVAHEFFHLWNIKRIRPIALEKFDYDQENYTPSLWFSEGTTSYYDLLIPLRAGLYDRQTYLKNLGKEITRYLTTPGRLVQPLAESSFDAWIKLYRRDANSDNSQMSYYLKGELVTLMLDLLIRERHQNQRSFDDVLRVMWQKFGREEIGFSPEQLEQIISDVAETDLTDFFHTYLHTTAELPLNEYLQPFGLKINPVKEDLSPYLGIKVKSEAGQEKITFVAAYSPAALAGISAQDLLLAINGVRVTAEQLPLRLKDYQANDMIQLTVFHQDLLRTVDVVLTSSQASRYEVVPIADPSDSQLQNLAGWLGNS, from the coding sequence ATGTCTCCAACTTCTCCCCGTCTGCATTATCAAGTGGCGATGGCGGTCCCCCAGACCCATTATTTTGAGATCACTCTAAAAATTCAAGGCTGGCAAAGAGAGTTGTTGGATCTTAAATTTCCTGTTTGGACACCGGGATCCTATTTGGTGCGGGAATATGAACGGCATTTGGAAGCTTTTCAAGTTGTTAATGCCACTAATCAACAGCAGTTGTCCTATCAAAAGTTAGGCAAAGCCCACTGGCAAATTGAGACCAAAAACGTAGAGAATATCACCGTTTCCTACCGGATTTATGCTGATGAATTGACGGTCAGAACTAACCATTTAGACCATAGCCATGGTTTTTTCACTGGGGCGGCTTTATTTTTTTATCTGCCGAGTTTTGAAAATATTCCCCTCACGTTAACGGTGATTCCCCCTAAACAAAATTGGGCGATCGCCACGGCTTTACCCTGTAAGGAAACGGATTTAAACACCGGAGCAAAAACTTTCTTCGCTAAGGATTTTGATACATTGGTGGACAGTCCCGTGGAAGTGGGTTTACATAGGGACTACGCTTTTACCGCCGGGGGGAAGGGGCATCATTTTATCGTTTGGGGTGAAAGTAATCTAAACGGGGAGCAATTGGTCAAAGATACGGAGAAAATTATCGCCGTCGAAGCAGAACTATTCGGGAATTTACCCTACGACCATTACTGGTTCATTCTCCACACTGCCAACCAGGGCTATGGAGGCTTAGAACATAAAGATTCCTGTGTATTGAATTACGACCGCTTTGGCTTTCGAGATCCGGAAAAATATCAGCGTTTTTTACAATTAGTAGCCCACGAATTTTTCCATCTTTGGAACATTAAGCGCATTCGTCCCATCGCTCTGGAAAAGTTTGACTATGACCAGGAAAATTACACTCCTTCCCTCTGGTTTTCTGAAGGTACCACCAGTTACTACGACTTACTAATTCCCCTGCGGGCCGGTCTTTATGATCGCCAGACGTATTTAAAAAATTTAGGCAAGGAAATCACCCGCTATCTCACCACCCCAGGGCGTTTGGTACAACCTTTGGCGGAATCCAGTTTTGATGCTTGGATTAAGCTCTACCGGAGGGATGCCAACAGCGACAATAGTCAAATGTCCTATTACCTCAAGGGGGAATTGGTGACATTAATGCTGGATTTACTGATTCGGGAACGGCATCAAAATCAGCGTTCCTTTGATGATGTTTTGCGAGTAATGTGGCAGAAATTTGGGCGGGAAGAAATTGGTTTTAGTCCCGAACAATTGGAACAAATAATTAGTGATGTGGCAGAAACGGATTTAACAGATTTTTTCCATACTTATCTCCACACTACGGCGGAGCTACCGTTAAATGAATATCTCCAACCCTTTGGCTTAAAAATTAATCCCGTCAAGGAAGATCTGTCTCCCTATTTGGGTATCAAAGTTAAATCGGAAGCGGGACAGGAAAAAATTACTTTTGTGGCCGCCTATTCCCCCGCCGCTCTGGCTGGCATTAGTGCCCAGGATCTGTTGCTGGCGATCAATGGGGTGCGGGTCACCGCCGAACAGCTTCCCCTGCGGCTGAAAGACTACCAAGCCAATGATATGATTCAGTTAACGGTGT
- a CDS encoding response regulator, translating to MTASNPSSHSVPIQEFTASRQASFFDGLKQPRFSGQVILSSATGEQWSFYLYMGRIMYATGGAHTVRRWRRQIASYLPQIAANLASVQTDLASIDPQDLQICWEYQLLCHWVEQQKVTREQAARLIRATVVEVLFDITQSMEVACDLRQDNLLSTRLVLIDADQMIAESQQLWSKWQGAKIADRSPNAAPVIRQAEQLRQRTTPQVFQTLKQLLDGNQSLRDLSVRMKRDVLSVTTSLLPYLQLGLVELIKIPDLPPPIAPPVKGVVAQPDVPSGPLIACVDDSPLICQTMEKILTTANYQFVGVNDPLRAIAILLARKPDLIFLDLVMPNANGYEICGQLRKLSIFKNTPIVILTGNDGIVDRVRAKMVGSTDFLSKPVNPDMVLQTIKKHLHDQASVPVE from the coding sequence ATGACAGCTTCCAACCCCTCCTCCCACTCGGTTCCAATTCAGGAATTTACGGCTTCCCGACAGGCAAGCTTCTTCGATGGGTTGAAGCAACCCCGCTTTAGCGGACAAGTAATTCTTTCCAGTGCCACGGGGGAACAGTGGTCTTTTTACCTCTACATGGGCCGGATTATGTATGCCACCGGGGGAGCCCACACCGTGCGTCGCTGGCGCAGGCAAATTGCCTCCTATCTGCCCCAAATTGCCGCCAATTTGGCATCTGTCCAAACTGATTTGGCTAGCATCGATCCCCAGGATTTACAAATTTGTTGGGAGTATCAGCTGCTCTGTCATTGGGTGGAACAACAGAAAGTGACCAGGGAGCAGGCTGCTCGGTTAATTCGAGCTACGGTGGTGGAGGTGTTGTTCGATATTACCCAATCCATGGAGGTGGCCTGTGATCTGCGCCAGGATAATTTGCTTTCCACCAGGCTAGTGCTCATTGATGCCGACCAGATGATCGCAGAGTCTCAGCAATTGTGGAGTAAGTGGCAAGGGGCAAAGATTGCCGATCGTTCCCCCAACGCCGCCCCAGTTATTCGTCAAGCGGAACAGTTACGGCAAAGAACGACGCCCCAGGTGTTCCAAACCCTGAAACAGTTACTAGACGGTAATCAGTCCCTGCGGGATTTGTCGGTGCGGATGAAACGAGACGTGCTGAGCGTTACCACTTCCCTGTTACCCTATCTCCAGTTGGGCTTGGTGGAGCTGATTAAGATCCCCGATTTACCTCCTCCCATTGCTCCACCGGTGAAGGGGGTGGTGGCCCAGCCAGATGTGCCCAGTGGCCCCCTAATTGCCTGCGTAGATGACAGTCCCCTGATTTGTCAGACCATGGAGAAAATTCTCACCACGGCTAACTACCAATTTGTGGGGGTCAATGATCCCCTGAGGGCGATCGCCATTTTGTTGGCCCGGAAACCGGATTTAATCTTCTTGGATCTGGTTATGCCCAATGCCAACGGTTACGAGATTTGCGGCCAGTTGCGTAAATTATCTATTTTTAAAAACACTCCCATCGTTATCCTCACTGGTAATGACGGCATTGTTGATCGGGTACGGGCCAAAATGGTCGGCTCCACCGATTTCTTGAGTAAGCCCGTTAACCCGGATATGGTTTTACAAACGATTAAAAAACATCTCCATGACCAGGCATCGGTGCCAGTGGAATAG
- a CDS encoding chemotaxis protein CheW, translated as MSADAFSSNAMPGTIQNPRQQFLQFTLEPDTNLILPLFQLTEILTVPLGQITPIPHMPPWTMGVHNWRGEVLWVIDFGAFLGLTPWNRQLGSRTNYRVIILNGAVPFDSDPGQRRRSPNQRNQMVGLVVTSVGDITWCETDRIQSPPPASVNAELAPYVRGFWVSQDGAMHVVLDGQAVTERLAAHS; from the coding sequence TTGTCCGCCGACGCTTTTTCTTCCAATGCCATGCCGGGGACCATCCAGAACCCCCGCCAACAGTTTTTGCAATTTACGCTGGAACCGGACACCAATCTTATTTTGCCCCTGTTCCAGTTGACGGAGATCCTCACGGTGCCCCTGGGGCAGATTACCCCAATTCCCCACATGCCTCCCTGGACCATGGGGGTACACAATTGGCGTGGAGAGGTGCTCTGGGTGATTGATTTTGGCGCATTTTTGGGGCTGACTCCCTGGAATCGCCAATTAGGCTCCCGCACTAACTATCGAGTTATCATTTTGAATGGGGCCGTGCCTTTTGACTCCGACCCGGGCCAAAGACGGCGATCGCCGAATCAGCGTAATCAAATGGTGGGGCTAGTGGTTACCAGTGTGGGGGATATTACCTGGTGCGAAACCGATCGGATCCAATCCCCTCCCCCCGCCAGTGTTAATGCTGAACTGGCTCCCTATGTCCGGGGCTTTTGGGTTAGCCAGGATGGGGCAATGCATGTGGTACTGGATGGCCAGGCGGTGACAGAGCGTCTTGCGGCCCACAGCTAG
- a CDS encoding response regulator yields the protein MGSALVIDDSSTERSIISDFCQKLGINVTTATSGEEALEKLAQVTPDVIILDIVLPGRSGFEICRELKDKDQTKTIPVILCSTKATDMDKFWGKRQGADAYITKPIDQEEFNTVIKQFV from the coding sequence ATGGGCAGCGCACTTGTTATTGACGATTCCTCCACAGAACGTTCAATCATCAGTGACTTTTGTCAAAAACTGGGCATCAATGTCACCACTGCCACCAGCGGGGAAGAAGCCTTGGAAAAACTAGCCCAAGTAACGCCGGACGTGATCATTTTAGACATTGTTCTACCGGGGCGTAGTGGTTTCGAGATCTGTCGGGAACTGAAGGACAAAGACCAAACTAAAACCATTCCGGTCATTCTTTGTTCTACCAAAGCCACCGATATGGATAAATTTTGGGGCAAACGCCAAGGGGCGGACGCCTACATCACCAAGCCCATTGACCAGGAAGAGTTCAACACGGTGATCAAACAGTTTGTCTAG